In Megalopta genalis isolate 19385.01 unplaced genomic scaffold, iyMegGena1_principal scaffold0026, whole genome shotgun sequence, the following proteins share a genomic window:
- the LOC117217633 gene encoding LOW QUALITY PROTEIN: condensin complex subunit 2 (The sequence of the model RefSeq protein was modified relative to this genomic sequence to represent the inferred CDS: deleted 2 bases in 1 codon), with amino-acid sequence MEIEYVAKNICLIVENDDEAEWLTRHHDFSSTSITLPAANANNRRSSVGLSALGNIPSAQMEVLISQCTKLSTENKINPINAFSLEMIDFMTYLIKKQDANMFNLQMASVSLDVSTKIYAFCVDGVYVDILKLISGIENQGRISVETEKPPLTSVESDLQTTDMLSQATLPNHVESRFYFHPYDDILMDTVERKQIQDNDVVDSTPTINDISQMQLCPPMFYFNFQSFDASDETVEVQLDKMNENTFQFDLDVSLPQNNDKSCTVMNNFDVTDMQEENVNKCVQLPDQVENIIDFCEVLASIVQSKPSKYSFKTLLNTTNVSDEYDYDNNTSNYCPRTNFDEYRGPEENNAIHVMLYLQTNACYLHSLTGSNLVTMPKLYITYKTTIAHCVRAKKIDMKQLKHAIWKCLFQDSNNQDVIANANKNLQNSNDMIGTKSFVKIYKKLPILLTKNNAESLSFLISFVSLLRLANEKTLQISSSLDMTDLLVKQD; translated from the exons ATGGAAATCGAGTATGTTGCAAAAAACATTTGTCTCATAGTAGAAAATGATGATGAAGCAGAATGGTTGACTCGTCACCATGATTTTAGCAGTACATCAATAACATTACCTGCTGCAAATGCTAATAATAGAAGAAGCTCTGTAGGTCTTAGTGCATTGGGTAATATACCAAGTGCTCAAATGGAAGTGCTTATATCTCAATGTACAAAACTTAGTACAGAAAATAAAATCAATCCCATAAATGCATTCAGCTTGGAAATGATTGACTTTATGACGTACTTGATCAAAAAGCAAGATGCAAACATGTTCAATTTACAAATGGCCAGTGTTTCTTTAGATGTAAGCACTAAAATTTATGCATTTTGTGTTGATGGTGTATATGTGGATATACTTAAGTTGATTAGTGGAATAGAAAACCAAGGAAGAA TTTCTGTTGAAACTGAGAAACCTCCTTTAACAAGTGTGGAATCAGATTTGCAAACTACTGATATGCTTTCCCAAGCTACATTACCTAACCATGTAGAGTCTAGGTTTTATTTTCACCCATACGATGATATTTTAATGGATACAGTAGAGCGTAAACAAATACAAGATAATGATGTAGTAGATAGTACTCCAACAATAAACGATATTTCACAAATGCAACTTTGTCCTcctatgttttattttaattttcaaaGTTTTGATGCAAGTGACGAAACAGTGGAGGTGCAACTAGATAAAATGAATGAAAATACATTTCAGTTTGATTTAGATGTATCATTACCACAAAATAATGACAAATCATGTACTGTTATGAATAATTTTGATGTTACAGATATGCAAGAAGAAAATGTTAACAAGTGTGTTCAATTACCTGATCaagtagaaaatattatagaTTTCTGTGAAGTTCTAGCCAGCATTGTACAATCTAAGCCTTCGAAATATTCTTTTA AAACCCTCTTAAACACTACTAATGTCTCTGATGAATATGattatgataataatacatCAAATTACTGTCCTCGGACGAATTTTGATGAATATAGAGGACCTGAAGAAAATAATGCCATTCATGTGATGCTGTATTTACAAACGAATGCGTGTTATTTACACAG TTTAACTGGTAGTAATTTAGTTACTATGCCTAaactatatataacatataaaacAACCATCGCACACTGTGTACGTGCAAAGAAAATTGATATGAAACAATTGAAACATGCTATTTGGAAATGTTTATTTCAAGATAGTAACAACCAAGATGTGATAGCAAATGCAAATAAAAATCTGCAGAATTCAAATGATATGATTGGTACTAAAAGTTTCGTCAAAATTTACAAAAAGTTACCcatattattaacaaaaaataatGCAGAATCATTAAGTTTCCTAATCTCTTTTGTATCTCTTTTACGtttagcaaatgaaaaaacATTGCAAATATCTTCTTCGCTTGACATGACTGATCTCCTTGTAAAACAAGattga
- the LOC143260969 gene encoding uncharacterized protein LOC143260969 translates to MGGNRVFFGHLTQATTKAMKIAETLPNIGGGTYLPHLLYYRVVEFALMYAAPILSPEAGKYKNDRKLNTEDCFNERLNCVLIAILPLPLPAEKRVRLFKRQDTIDKLVSGMKTQERNNAIDKWQENWERSSLGGWIYRFIPKIKNWMEYPLLS, encoded by the coding sequence ATGGGAGGCAATCGGGTGTTCTTTGGACACCTTACACAAGCAACCACGAAGGCAATGAAAATAGCTGAGACACTACCGAACATCGGCGGCGGAACTTACCTGCCGCATTTACTATACTATCGAGTGGTGGAATTCGCCCTGATGTATGCAGCGCCCATACTAAGCCCAGAGGCGGGAAAGTACAAGAACGATAGGAAGTTAAACACAGAAGACTGCTTTAATGAGCGTCTCAATTGCGTCTTGATAGCAAtactaccactacctctaccggCGGAGAAGAGAGTGAGGTTATTTAAACGACAAGATACGATCGACAAATTGGTCTCCGGGATGAAGACCCAGGAGCGGAACAACGCCATCGATAAGTGGCAGGAAAACTGGGAAAGGTCTAGCTTGGGAGGCTGGATCTACCGGTTCATTCCTAAAATCAAAAACTGGATGGAATACCCCCTCCTATCCTAG
- the LOC117217624 gene encoding uncharacterized protein LOC117217624 isoform X3 — protein MTPRCSGTVLQTMRADISLTLAMMDGFRKNYGLYSSLLSMTALWPYDHTLGAKIQRISFIILSFSLVVIQISSIRTVEVSLYNILLTMSYTCPLLLYIQRYIYFLSIFPLLKVIFGNIGKICRQAKNSVELDLFMKHIIDTRRIIVAYLATSCITACFTLLVIGIPTILRSNLQLYYLRMFGFFYNQGGQQTDIVCLLLILVNAMGVMSIAGTEAAIGVNVSYLCGLLEVTSYRLDIAVNDMINSATMSQINIRPAVAAHQRALQMTKTVTNRVSKSYLVAIIAVIVSFAVNLYRVSIVRFASSNKGYDRCGECFFFCEFCCTTFYKHVLK, from the exons ATGACACCAAGGTGTAGTGGAACTGTTCTTCAAACAATGCGTGCAGACATTTCGTTGACACTGGCAATGATGGACGGCTTCCGAAAGAACTACGGTCTTTATTCGTCTTTGTTAAGTATGACTGCACTCTGGCCTTACGACCATACCTTAGGAGCAAAGATTCAAAGAATAAGTTTCATTATACTATCATTCAGCCTTGTAGTGATTCAG atATCGTCGATAAGGACGGTGGAGGTGTCACTGTACAATATACTTTTGACGATGTCGTACACCTGCCCATTGCTCTTGTACATTCAACGATATATCTATTTTCTGTCCATCTTTCCACTA TTAAAAGTTATTTTCGGTAATATCGGAAAGATTTGCAGACAGGCGAAAAATTCTGTTGAACTGGACCTATTCATGAAGCATATAATCGATACGCGACGCATAATCGTTGCATATCTAG CTACGTCGTGTATAACAGCATGCTTCACACTTCTGGTAATAGGAATCCCTACAATATTGCGTTCAAATCTTCAGCTGTATTATCTACGCATGTTTGGATTCTTTTACAATCAGGGAGGTCAGCAAACCGATATCGTTTGTCTTCTTCTGATATTGGTAAACGCAATGGGTGTCATGTCGATAGCAGGTACAGAGGCGGCAATCGGTGTCAATGTTTCTTATTTATGCGGTCTGCTCGAAGTCACCAG TTACCGATTAGACATCGCTGTTAACGATATGATAAACTCAGCTACGATGTCACAAATAAACATACGACCAGCTGTGGCCGCCCATCAGCGTGCTCTTCA AATGACCAAAACTGTTACGAACAGAGTGAGTAAGTCGTATTTAGTGGCTATCATAGCAGTTATCGTCTCATTTGCTGTCAATTTATACCGTGTAAGCATTGTTAGAT TTGCTTCTAGCAATAAAGGATATGACAGATGCGGAGAATGTTTTTTTTTCTGCGAGTTTTGTTGcactacattttataaacatgtTCTTAAATAA